A region from the Tahibacter amnicola genome encodes:
- the scpB gene encoding SMC-Scp complex subunit ScpB translates to MDPALLKRVLEAVLLAAGQPLTLAQLAALFGENEPVEHDELVRALEELASDCAERGIELKEVASGYRFQVREDVHQWVARLWTERQTKYSRALLETLALIAYRQPITRAEIEQIRGVAVSSSIIKTLEEREWVRVVGYRDVPGRPALFGTSRSFLDYFNLKSLDELPPLAEIRDLDEFDPQLALAPTAVDAAPAAGEAPPVDSDSVTAPEEPPATGTADDTGIASAVEADGGAPAGDTASEARPAPASPDERPATDDAVFADEPAVLVDPVAEVSEAEPIDDAPEVPEEITDEWVADDATDDDEKNGNSESYQSDDVAWSGDETRHGNDEPDASEDDAPLSPETDPEDTGNDADLSDPTTSDDVPEQTA, encoded by the coding sequence ATGGATCCAGCCCTGCTAAAACGCGTACTCGAAGCCGTCCTTCTCGCCGCCGGACAGCCGCTGACCCTGGCCCAGCTGGCCGCGCTCTTCGGTGAAAATGAGCCGGTCGAGCACGACGAACTGGTGCGCGCACTCGAGGAACTGGCCTCCGACTGCGCCGAACGCGGTATCGAATTGAAGGAAGTCGCCTCGGGCTATCGCTTCCAGGTGCGCGAGGACGTGCACCAGTGGGTCGCGCGCCTGTGGACCGAACGACAGACCAAATACTCGCGCGCACTGCTGGAAACCCTGGCGCTGATCGCCTACCGCCAGCCGATCACCCGCGCGGAGATCGAGCAGATTCGCGGCGTCGCCGTTTCTTCCAGCATCATCAAGACTCTGGAAGAGCGCGAATGGGTCCGCGTGGTGGGCTACCGCGACGTTCCCGGACGGCCTGCGCTGTTCGGCACCTCGCGCAGCTTTCTCGACTATTTCAACCTCAAGTCGCTGGACGAGCTGCCGCCGCTCGCCGAAATCCGCGACCTGGACGAATTCGACCCGCAACTGGCGCTTGCACCGACTGCCGTGGATGCTGCGCCGGCCGCCGGGGAAGCACCTCCGGTCGACAGCGACTCCGTGACCGCGCCCGAAGAGCCACCGGCAACGGGAACAGCGGACGACACCGGCATCGCGTCCGCCGTCGAAGCCGATGGCGGCGCGCCAGCCGGGGACACGGCATCCGAAGCCCGCCCGGCGCCCGCATCGCCCGACGAGCGTCCAGCCACTGACGATGCCGTCTTCGCGGATGAACCAGCCGTGCTGGTCGATCCGGTCGCCGAGGTGTCCGAAGCCGAACCGATCGACGATGCACCGGAAGTACCCGAAGAAATCACCGACGAATGGGTGGCAGACGACGCCACGGATGACGACGAAAAAAATGGAAATAGTGAATCCTACCAAAGTGATGACGTAGCCTGGTCCGGCGACGAGACCCGCCACGGCAATGACGAACCCGACGCGTCGGAAGACGACGCCCCCCTTTCCCCCGAGACAGACCCAGAAGACACCGGCAACGACGCCGACCTGTCCGACCCCACGACGTCCGACGACGTCCCGGAGCAAACCGCATGA
- a CDS encoding segregation and condensation protein A: MSTEPAEQLAPSEGQGIFAPVPQQQEMPLAIVKGEPVLQMPQDLYIPPDALEVILEAFEGPLDLLLYLIRRQNLDILDIPIAEITRQYVDYIELMQDMKLELAAEYLVMAAILAEIKSRLLLPRPPDEEGIEEDPRAELVRRLQEYERFKKAAMDIEALPRLERDISVAAAFVPERTVIRLPPPVELKELLLALKDVLRRADLTGHHAIQREALSVRNRMSDVLNTLGDGEFHRFDSLFNYEEGRRGIVVTFLAMLELAKEILIEIVQNEVPGPIYLKSLAQASGEAEPV, from the coding sequence ATGAGCACCGAGCCTGCCGAGCAACTCGCGCCCAGCGAGGGTCAGGGCATTTTTGCGCCTGTACCACAGCAGCAAGAGATGCCGCTCGCCATCGTCAAGGGCGAGCCGGTGCTGCAGATGCCGCAGGATCTGTACATCCCGCCTGACGCGCTGGAAGTGATCCTGGAGGCCTTCGAGGGGCCGCTGGATCTCCTGCTCTACCTGATCCGGCGCCAGAACCTCGACATCCTGGATATCCCGATCGCCGAGATCACGCGCCAATATGTCGACTACATCGAGCTGATGCAGGACATGAAGCTCGAGCTGGCAGCCGAATACCTGGTGATGGCCGCCATCCTCGCGGAGATCAAGTCACGCCTGTTGCTGCCACGGCCGCCAGACGAGGAAGGTATCGAGGAAGATCCGCGCGCCGAGCTGGTACGTCGCCTGCAGGAGTACGAACGCTTCAAGAAGGCGGCGATGGATATCGAAGCCCTGCCGCGGCTGGAGCGGGACATCTCCGTCGCAGCGGCGTTCGTGCCGGAACGCACCGTGATCCGGCTGCCGCCGCCGGTGGAGTTGAAGGAACTGCTGCTGGCGCTCAAGGATGTCCTGCGCCGCGCCGATCTTACCGGTCACCATGCGATCCAGCGCGAAGCGCTGAGCGTGCGTAACCGGATGAGCGACGTGCTCAACACGCTGGGCGACGGCGAGTTCCACCGCTTCGACAGCCTGTTCAACTACGAGGAAGGCCGACGCGGCATCGTCGTCACCTTCCTGGCCATGCTGGAGCTGGCCAAGGAAATCCTGATCGAAATCGTCCAGAACGAAGTCCCCGGACCTATCTACCTCAAGTCGCTGGCCCAGGCGAGCGGCGAAGCGGAACCCGTCTGA